The Oleidesulfovibrio alaskensis DSM 16109 DNA window TTGGAGCGCGCGTACTGCTCCGTTTCGTCAGGATGACAGCGCGAGCAGTCTTTGGGTGTGACCACGGCCGCCACGGGAATTCTGTATTCTTTTGTCCCGTAGGGCATGTCGCCGCGTTCGTAGTACTGGTAGTGGTCAACGCTTACATCGGCATCACGTTCATCCGCCTGATGGCAGTCCAGACAGGTGATATTGGCCGAAGCATGTCTGCTGGCCGCCCAGTCGGCAAACAGGCCGGGAGTTTCCTTTCTATGGCATTCAATACAGGCCACGGCCTGATCAGGCATGGCCCGCTCGATGCGGAACTCTTTCATTTTCGGATAATTTTTCACCGATTCCGCCGCCTGCGCCGTCGCGGGCAGCAGCATGGCGGCACACAACCATAAAAGCCACGTCCGTTTCATTCCTTTGCCTCCTTCACGTTGATTCACCCGACGGCACCGGACGCACCGTCACCCGACGGAACGCGCCGCACCGCACCTTTTCCGGACCGGCGGCCGTTGTCAGATATCCGCCAGCCCCGACGCCCGATACGGGGCGGCAAACTGCTTGTACCGGTATTGAGGCCTGTCCACATGCACAAGGTCGCGGTGGCAGTCCACACACTTGCGTGTACGGCCCGAACGGTCGTACAGCACTGTGCGGTGAGCCATCATGGCTCCGCGGTTGTGCGGCATGTACAGGATATTGCGATGGCACTTCTGGCACTGGTCGTTGGTGAAACTGTCATAGGCGGCCTGACGGTTCTTTTCGCGGTCATACGCTTCTGAACCGTGAAGCACATGTGCCACAACGTCCTTGATGCCGTGGTAGGTTTTGGAAAAAAAGAAGTCGACGGTCTGATGAGGGGCAGGCAGGTGACAGTCCATACAGTCCGCCACTACGCCCTGCGCATTGTTCACATGAGTGGAAGTTTTCCACGACTGGTACGCCGGTACTATTTCGTGGCATGATGCACAGAATTCCGGCGTCGATGTGCGCACCATGGTATAGTAGGTCATGCTGAAAACAGGAAATCCTACCAGCACGCCCAGCGAAACCAGAAATAGCGGTTTCAGAAACCTCCGCATACAGCCTCCCGTTGCCCGATCTGGTGGCCTGATGTTACGGCGTCTTCAACACCTGCACTGATTACGCACCATCCAAACACATAATTATTGTTTTGTACAACACAGATTATAAAAAAAAGGATGAGCATCTGCTCATCCTTTATATTTCAGGAAACGTTACTGAGAACCGTATCAGCGCTTCAGTTCCAGTGCTTTCTGCAGCATGGTGTCTGCAGTTGTCACAACTTTACTCTGCGACTGAAATCCGCGTTGCGTGATAATCATATTAACAAACTCGCGCGATGCATCCACATTGGACATTTCAAGAGTTGATGCCGCCACGGAACCGAAATTTTCTGTCTTTGCCGTTCCTTCCTGCGCTTCACCTGATTCTCTGGTGGCCGAAAAATGATTGCCGCCTTCACGCCGCAGGCCGAATTCGCTGGTAAAGCGGAACAGCGGAATCTGATATAAATCAACAACCTGCCCGTTGCTGAATTTGCCGCTCATAACCCCTTCGCTGTCAATGGCAAGCGACATGAGACCGCCCTGCGCGTACCCGTTTTGTGTGCGGTGCAGGTTGGAGGAAGACCCTTCGTACCCCGTGGTCACCCGCGCCTGACGGGCCGCGCCTGCAAGCCCGGGCAGCTGCGAGGCATTGCTGCCCACGGAAGCGGCGCTGCCGCCGCCTGTCCAGCCTGTGCCTGTCATGCCGAATCCCGCGGTCATTACCTGAGCCCCTCCGCCCGACCCTGCAAAGGTGGCCGTAAACGAAGGATAGCCGTCCGCGCCCATGGCTGCCGGCTGCCAGCTGGAAAGCTGCGAAGCATCCCCTGAAGGGGTATAGGCTGTCATATTGATCAGTTCGCCGTTGGCGTTGAACGTGAGCGTACCCGCCATCAGCAGCCCGGCGGCGGATGTTCCAGCCCCTGCGCCTCCGTCTTCCGAAGGCGGCATGGCCATGACATATTCCACAATGCGCTGTCCGTCGGGACCGTCCGGCGCACCATCGTAATACACCGACACCTCGTGTTTGTTTCCGGCGGCGTCGTATACTGCTATGCTGTCGCTGTGCCCGTATGCTCCGTCGCCCAGCGGGGGTTCCGCCGTGCCGTTCCATTGCTGCAGCAGCGAAAAATACGGATCCGTGGCGCTTGCACTGCTGTCGGAGGTAACCCCGATATTGGAAATGATGGACAACGATGTCGTGGCACTGGGGGGCAGCACCATGTTACCGTTTTCCCCCGCCACCAGCTGCAAATCCTGAAGCCCGCCCGCCACACCATTTTCAATGGGTTTGGCCTGCAGACGGTAACCGCTGGGGTCCACAAGGTACCCTTCCAGATCAAAACGGAAATTCCCGGCCCGCGTGTAATGCGTTTTGTCGCCCTGCGCCACCTGAAAGAATCCTTTCCCTGAAATGGCAAGGTCAGTCACGGTATTGCTGGGTTCAAAGCCGCCCGCAGTGTGCAGAACGCGCACCTCCGCCACAGAGGCACCCATACCCTGCTGCGACATGCCCACCGTGGGATTGTTGCCCCCGGTGGTCACATCCAGACTCGTCAGGTCCTGATACAGCATCATGGACTGCTTGAACCCGACCGTATTGATGTTCGCCAGATTGTTACCGATCACCTGCATACCCTGACTGTGGGTTTTCATGCCGGTGGCTCCGATATACAGCGATGCAATGGTCATACGCGGTCTCCTGCCCGTTGGTCACGCGGGGCTTGGTCACAGGGCAAAATATGCCCCGCGTTGCAGTAAGCATGGACCGTGCCAGATATGCGGCCATGCGGGGCGCTTACCTCGCTGCCGCCCGCACGGCGGTGTCCGCAAGCTGCCGCTGCCCGCCGCTGCAAATCACTGCGCCGCAACACCGCAGGAAAAAGTTGCCTGCCGGAATGTATGCTCCCGCCAGCGGCATACGCACCCCGTACGCAGGCAACACGGGCGCAGGCAGCACAGACACAGGCAACACGGGCGCAGCAGCCTTTACCCGCAGAAAATAAAACAGGCCGCACCATGTGCAGCCTGTTTGTTGTGTTACGGGCAGTTATGTATGCAGCGGCAGCCGCGCGGCCGTCCGCCATGCGCGGCGAAAGGCAGCCCCCACGGCGGTGTTCCTGCAGCCGGGGCAGAGACAACGGCGGACGGCATGCGGTTACCCCGCAGTTACACGCCGCAGCGTTTCTTCCACGAAGCCACGGTATTCACCAGCAGCTGCGCGATGGTCATGGGGCCTATTCCGCCCGGCACAGGCGTAATGGCAGAGGCCACCTTGCTTACAGGGCCGAAATCAACATCTCCCGCAAGGCCGTTTTCCGTCCGGTTGATGCCCACGTCCACCACCACGGCACCGGGTTTCACCATGTCTGCGGTGACAAAGTTGGCCCTGCCGATGGCCACAAACAGAAAATCCGCTTCGCGGCACTGCTGCGCAAGGTCGGGAGTGCGCGAATGACACACAGTGACAGTGGCATTGGCAAAAGGACCCGAAGCACCCAGCATGAGCGCCAAAGGCTTGCCCACAATATTCGAGCGGCCGAGCACAACGGCTTTTTTGCCCGCCGGCGACAGGTTGTAGCGTTCCAGCAGTGTCATCACGCCTGCCGGCGTACAGGGCCGGAAGCCGGGAAGCCCCAGCGTCAGTTTGCCCATGTTGACAGGATGAAAGCCGTCCACATCCTTGGCGGGATCGATAAGTTCAAGACAGCGCTGGCTGTCCAGTCCGGCGGGCAGAGGCAGCTGCAGCAGAATGCCGTCTATGTCTTCACGGGCGTTGAGGGCGGCAATGCGTTCCTCAAGCTCCTGCTGCGTGGTCTGTGCAGAGATGCGGAACGCTTCGGAACGGATTCCGGCGTCGGCGCAGGCACGTTCTTTGTTGCGCACGTACACCTGCGATGCGGGGTCGTCGCCCACCAGAATAACAGCCAGCCCGGGCGCTCTTCCGGCGCGGTCTTTCAGGGCGTCCACATCCTTTTTCAATTCTTCGCGCAAAGCCGCGGCGGTGGCTTTACCGTCCAGCAGAATCATGGGCGTACTCCTTGCAGTGTATGCAGCACATAGTATGGTTATGCAGCCTGTCGCGCGCCGCCAGACCGGCGCAACAAAAAAACCGGCCGGAGCAGACAGCTCCGGCCGGTGACAGGTCGCACGTATTCAGGGTTCGCAAAGGCGCGATGCGCCGGATATGTGAAATCCCTGTATGACATTGTTTGCATCCTCACCCGCGGGCGGGTTCCGTGGCGGCTACATACAGCCAACCGCGGCAGGATGCAAGCAACGCGGTTTACTCTTCGCCCAGCCCGAAATGCGAAGCCATGTAAGGGCCGAAGTAGATGCCCTCGTCATCCAGATCTTCCTCGATGCGCAGCAGCTGGTTGTATTTGGCCAGACGGTCGCTGCGGCACAGCGAGCCGGTCTTGATCTGCCCTGCGTTCAGTGCCACGGCAAGGTCGGCGATAAAATGGTCTTCTGTTTCTCCGGAACGGTGCGAAATAACCGTGGTATAACCGGCACCCTTGGCCATTTCCACGGTGTCCAGCGTCTCGGTGAGGGTACCTATCTGGTTCAGCTTGATAAGAATGGAGTTGGCCACGCCCTCATCGATGCCCTGAGCCAGAATGTCGGGGTTGGTCACGAAAACGTCGTCACCCACAATCTGCACGCTGTCACCCATTTTGACGGTCATTTCCTGCCAGCCTTCCCAGTCACCTTCGGCCATGCCGTCTTCGATGGAAATAAGCGGGTAACGCTGGGTGAAATCCATAAGCCAGTCAATCATCTCGGAAGAGGAGAGCACTTTGTTCTCGCCCTTGAGGTGATACTTGCCGTCCTTGTAAAATTCGGAAGCCGCGGCGTCGATGGCCAGGGCCACTTCCGACCCGGGAATATAGCCTGCGGTCTCGATGGCGCGCATGATGTACCGGAAAGCCTCGTCGTGGCTTTTCAGGTTGGGAGCAAAGCCGCCTTCGTCGCCCACGCTGGTCACGTGACCGTCGGCAGCCAGCAGCGCCTTGAGGTTGTGGAAAATTTCAGCCCCCATGCGCAGCGCTTCACTGAAGGTGGGCGCTCCCACGGGCATGATCATGAATTCCTGAATATCAAGGTTGTTGGGGGCATGCTCGCCGCCGTTGATGATGTTCATCATGGGCACGGGCAGTACTTTGGAATTGATGCCGCCGAGGTACTGATACAGGGGCATGCCGATGAAGTTGGCCGCGGCGCGGGCGGTGGCCAGCGATACGCCCAGCATGGCGTTGGCACCCAGCCGGTCCTTGTTGTCGGTACCGTCAAGGTCGATCAGCGCGTTGTCCACGGCGACCTGACGCAGAGCGTCCATGCCGACGATGTTCTCGGCTATTTCGCCCATCACGTTGTCCACGGCTTTTTCCACGCCTTTGCCAAGGTAACGGCCCTTGTCGCCGTCACGCAGTTCCAGAGCCTCGCGGCTGCCGGTGGAAGCGCCGGAAGGCACGGCGGCGCGGCCGGAATGGCCGGATTCAAGCGAAACTTCCACTTCCACAGTGGGATTGCCGCGGGAATCGAGGATTTCTCTGGCCCAGACGGAAACGATGGTGCTCATACTGCTGTTCTCCTTGAGCTTGGCGGAGCGTCAATACTGCTCCGCTACGCCTGTTGGGGCGGTTGCGGCAAAGGCATCAGCCCTTTATTCCGCTTTCCATGTAGAGAATTCTCAGGCCTTCCAGCAAAAGGTCGGGCCTGACATGATCGAAACAATTACTTACGCGGGCGATGGCAGAGGCAAAACCGCCCGTGGCCACCACCTGCATGGGCGCCTCAAGCACGGCGGAAAGTCTGTGACACAGACCTTCGGTCATGGAGGCAAACCCGAAAACAAACCCGTGGTTGAGGCTCATGCTGGTGCTGCGTCCCACCACCGGCAAATCTTCGCGCACATCAAGACTGATGCGGGGCAGGCGTGCGGTGCCCGCTGCCAGTGCTCCTGCCGCGGAGTGCACTCCGGGGCATATCAGCCCCCCAAGATACGCTTCGCCCTGCACACAGTCAAACGTCGTTGCCGTGCCGTAATCAACCGAAACAATGGACCGCGGCGCAGGCCACAGCCGCCGTGCGGCAAAGGCTGCCACCAGCCGGTCCGCTCCCACTTCCTGCGGGCGCTCGTAGCGGTTTTCCAGCGGAATGGCTATGTCCTCCGGCGCCAGCAGCAGCCGGCGGTCAAAGTAGCGCCCGCAGGCCTGCCGCATGAGCGGATTGAAACTGGGAACCACGGAACTGGCCACACAGGCTGTCACGTCGCCGGGGGCAAATCCCGCATGGCGCACCACATCCGCCAGACGCAGGCCGAGCGAATCGCCTGTCTGATGCGTGTCTGTGGGCAGCACATACGAGGCAACCACGCCGTCATGGTCTGCAATGCCTATTTTAACATTGGTATTGCCTATATCAAACAGAAGAAAAACTGAGGGCATATGCAAGCTACCGCCGGGCCTGAGCCACGGCTTTGAGTGAAATGTTCATGGTCTCCATACCCTGCCCGGCAGCCCGCCCGATACGACCTGCCAGCAGCGGCACAAAAATGCCGGACACGCGCAGTCCGTGGGTGAAGCGTGACGTATGGCTGTCCAGCTGCGCAATGATAAAGCAATGGATCACATCGGCCAGACCGGGCATACGAAACGAACCGGTCAGCACCAGCTGGCGGCAGAAGTCGGCCTGCTGCACCCGCAGCATATAAGGGCTGGGACTGTTGCCCCACAGCCGTATCAGCGCTTCCACATCCTGCCCCGCTTCGGCTGTCCCCTGCATGGAAGGCATAAAAGGATTCCAGCGCTGCCATGCAGAAAAATCCGTCAGCACACGCCAGATTGTCCACGGAGTGGTAGCCACCACGACGGAACGTTCGACAATCCTGCTCAGCATGCGGGGCACCTTACCTTTTTCTCTCAAAAACTCAATATAATGCGTATCTATCCTTGCTGCACAAAGCAATCCCAAGTATATATTGTCCGGTGTAAGCTTGTGCTTACTTTTTGCGGACTGCACACCGGGCAGGTTCCGCCCGCAACAAAACGGAGGAAATGTCCATGAATCCCGCGGCCCTCATCCCTCCGGCAGATTCCATTCCGGTCCACTGGGCATGGCTCGAAGGATTTCTGCTGCTCACGTTCGGTTTTCATCTGCTGTTCATGAACAGCGTGGTCGGCTCCGCCGTCATCGCCACGGTGCGCGCGGTAACCCGTCCGCAAGACCCGGCCCCCACGCTGCTGGGCAAAGCTCTGCCCAGTCTGCTGGCCCTGACAATCAATTTCGGCGTGGCACCGCTGCTTTTCGCACAGGTGCTGTACGGCGGCTTTCTGTACACAAGCTCCGTCATCATGGCTGTGTACTGGCTGGGACTTATCTTTGTCCTCATTGCTGCTTATTACCTGCTGTACGGTTTTTCCGGCAGCCGCCGCAAGAAAAAAAACGGCACGGTCTTCATCGCTGCGGCATGCGCCCTGCTGCTGTTCACCGGCTTTGTGCTGGTAAACAACGTCACGCTCATGCTGTCTCCCGACCGCTGGGTGGGCTACTTTGAAAAGCAGGACGGCAGCATGCTTAATCTAGGCGACCCCACGCTGTGGCCGCGCATTCTGCACTTTCTGCTGGCCTGTCTTGCCGTGGGCGGCCTGACGCTGGCGCTGCTGGCCCGCCGGGCGGCGCATAAAGGCACCATAAGTGCCGACGTTTCGGCCTCGCTCACACATGACGGCCTGCGCTGGTTTTTCTGGAGCACGGCAGCGCAGATGCTGGCGGGACCTTTTTTTCTGTTTTCGCTGCCGCGCCAGCTCACCACGGCGTTCATGGGACGCCACGGGCTGGGCACGGCGCTGCTGCTGGCAGGCACGGTATGCGGCCTTGCGGCACTGCATTTCGCATGGCGCTCGCGCCTGCGGCTGACCATCGCCTTCACCGCGGGCGCCGTGGCGCTGATGGTCGGTGTGCGCTCCGTACTGCGCACCCTGTATCTGGCCCCGTGGTTCAGTGCGGCCGATATTCCCAGTGAAGGCCAGTATTCCCCGCTGATTCTGTTTTTCGGCTCTCTGCTGCTCACCGGAGCCCTGATGGTCTGGGTATTGCGGCTGGCTCTCAACGGCCGCAGACAGCACGGCAATGCCACCGCCAACGGTACGGAAGGAGAAGGATAAATGGAATATCCAGTCTGGTGGACGCCCTTTCTGAGCGGCGGCCTCGTTATTGCCATCATCGCCATCGTCCATGTTTTCATCGCCCACTTCGCGGTAGGCGGCGGCTTTTATCTGGTACTGACAGAAATGAAAGCCGTGCGCGAAAAATCAGACCACATTCTGGACCATGTCCGCAGCCACACCAGATTCTTTCTGCTTACCACCATGGTGGCCGGCGGGCTGACCGGCGTCGGTATCTGGTTCACCATCAGCGTGCTTTCACCCACCGTCACCAGCACGCTCACACATTCGTTCGCTTTCGGGTGGGCGGCGGAATGGGCGTTCTTCCTCGGAGAAATCGCCGCGCTTCTGGTTTATCACTATTATTTCGACTCCATGCCCCGCAAAGCGCACATCAAGGTGGGCTGGGTGTATGCCTTTTTCGCGTTCATGTCGCTTGTGGTCATCAACGGCATCATCACTGTCATGCTCACGCCGGGCAAATGGGCGCAGACACATCTTTTCTGGGACGGTTTCTTCAACGTATCTTTCTGGCCTTCGCTCAGTCTGCGTTTTGCCTTGTGCCTCATGTTTGCAGGGCTGTTCGCTTTTGTGACGGCCATACGCATTCCGCACGAGGAAACCCGCGAACGCATGGTGCGGCGCGCCGCCATGTGGGTTGGACTGCCTTTTGCCGCTGCCGCGCTTTCGGGCATCTGGTATCTGCTCATCCTGCCCGACCCGCAGCAGTCCATGGTCATGGAACGTTCCACCCAGACTCCGCATCTGGTACAGGCGTTCATTCCGCTGGGCATTGTCATACTGGTGCTCAGTCTTGCCATTGCATGGTTCAGACCGCTTTCTGTCCGCCGGCCGCTGGTATGGCTGGTGCTGGCGCTGGGACTGGCCCAGATCGGCGTTTTTGAATGGGTGCGCGAAGCCGGCAGAAGACCATACCTGCTGTACGGGCACACCTATTCCAGTTCCATCCGCGTGGAGGATGTGCCCCGTGTGCTCAGCGAGGGTATTCTGAAAACAGCCCGCTGGACTCATATAAAGGAAATCACAGAAGATAACGTGCTGGAAGCCGGCAAGGAAATATACAAACTGCAGTGTATGACCTGTCACGGCATAACCGGCCCCATGCTGAGCATACTGGATAAAACAGAAAAATTCAGTGTGTACGGCATGGATTCGCAGCTTGACGGACAGGGCAAGCTGCGGCTGCACATGCCGCCATTTCTCGGCACAGTGGAAGAACGCCGGGCTCTGGCCGCCTATATAGTCACGGGCCTGCACGGACGCACGGACGAAACAGCACCACCGGCCATACGCACCCTGCAGACCGCCATTCCCTCGTTTGACAGAGAAACGGCGCCCTATGTGCTGCTGGCATGGAGCACCAGAGGCATGCACAGCGTGGTGGAAGACGGCGCCCTGAATCTTGCTCCCGCCGGCAGCGACCTGCGGTGTCAGCTTGTGCGCCGCGACTCCACACCGGAGATAATAACTTCGGGTGTGACCATAACCTACCGGCCCGAAGACGGGCACGGCCCGCAGGGCACCTTTGCCGCCAACGATGACATGCGTGCCCACGAGGCGCTTAATGTGGCCGTAACCCCCTATCCGCAGCCGGACACCTTCAATCCGTATCCGGTATACATAGTGGAGGCACGCGACGAAGCCACCGGCGCGCTGCTGGCGGTAACCAAAACCGTGGTGGCAGCTTCCGGCGAAGTGGCCTGCAACAGATGCCACGGCGGCCAGTGGGCCGTGGAAGACATGTCCGGCATCAGCAAGGCCACTCAGAATGACATATTCGCCGTACACGACAAAATTCAGGGGACCGATTTCACCGCACAGGCAGCCGCCGGCGAGGTCATCCGCTGCCAGTCGTGCCACGACGGCAACAGCGACATTCCGGAATTCTCCGCCGCCATTCACGGCTGGCACGCCAGCTATCTGACCGGGCGCGACGCCGATGCGTGCAACGGCTGCCATCCTTCGGCACCGGACGGGGCCACGCAGAGTTTCAGAGGCATCCACAACATGATGGGGCTTACCTGCACCAACTGCCACGGCCACATGGAAGACCACGCCATAGGTCTGCTGCGCAACGAAATCGAGCAGGAACGCTACGCCGCGCGCGCACTGATGGAACCGCTCAAGCCGCAACAGGCGGCATCGGCCGCCGAGATTCCCCCCCGCGAGGCATGGACGCAACTGCCCCCCTGCTCCACCTGCCACGATTTCATGCAGTCTCCGCCGCCGGACCCCAGCGCCTTCGGCCAGTGGACGGCATCGTCCGCCGACCTGTTCAGCAACGGGCACGACTACATGGCAGCCATGATGTGCCAGGCATGCCACGGCGCAACCCATGCCGTGTATATGGCCGACAACGCATGGGGCGGCATGGAGCGCGACAACATACAGCCCCTGCAGTATCAGCAGATGGCAGGACCCGTAGGCGGGGCCAACAACTGCGGCGTGTGCCACACGCGTGAACTGGATATGTCAGAATCGGCACATCACCCCATTCCGCAGTAACCGCATAACAAACCACAACGAAAAACGCCCCGACCTGCACCGTCGGGGCGTTTTCTGTATGGAGTTCCGGCACAACGCTGCCGGATTCCAAGGGAGGAGGCTACAAGACCAAGGCCGGATGACCAATCCGGCCGCAGGATAAAAACACCACGGCTCCCTTTTCTTACAGCGTGAAAAGGGAGCCGCAAGGAGGAGCGGGCTGGCACTCGGACGGCGCGGGATTTGCGGAAGCCGCACCGGTGAAGGAGGGGGAAGCGTACCAGCCGGTATGCATGAAGAATTACTTCCGGCCCCAGCCCTTGCCGAAGGCGTCAAAGGCGCTGGCAAAAGCGGGTGCTGCCTGACGGGCTGCGTCCCTGCCGGTGCGGCCGGATTCGCGCTTGCTGTTGCGGGCAGCATCAGCGGAAGAGGAAACATTCACAGTGTGATTGATAGTAGCTTGATATGTTGTCATGGCGTACTCCTTATGAAGCAGCGTTTGTTTACTCAATCTATAGCGCGAAGCGTGCCAAAACAATCTTATCATTAAATATCATACAGTTGAAAGAATGGCATGTTTTCAATTCTGGCCATCTGTTCAATTATGGTGCATCATTTTTGACCAGTTGATCAAAAAATAACCGGAGCCGCTTCATGAGCATAGCCCTCATAGCCCCGTACGAAAGTCTGGCCACCCTGTGCCGGTCCATCTGTCAGGAACTGGATCTTGATGTTTCGGTACATACCGGCAGCATGGAAGACGGAGTGCGCATTGCCAGAAACCTTATGGCCGAAGGTGTGGACTTTTTCATCAGCCGCGGGCTGACAGCCCAGCTCATACGCGAGCAGTGCCCGCTGCCCGTGGCCGAGCTGGAGGTTTCGGCATTTGACATTTACCTGTGCCTCGAACCGTTGCTCAGGAGCGGCAAAAGCATCGGCGTCGTCGGCCACAGTGACATTCTGC harbors:
- a CDS encoding cytochrome ubiquinol oxidase subunit I — protein: MEYPVWWTPFLSGGLVIAIIAIVHVFIAHFAVGGGFYLVLTEMKAVREKSDHILDHVRSHTRFFLLTTMVAGGLTGVGIWFTISVLSPTVTSTLTHSFAFGWAAEWAFFLGEIAALLVYHYYFDSMPRKAHIKVGWVYAFFAFMSLVVINGIITVMLTPGKWAQTHLFWDGFFNVSFWPSLSLRFALCLMFAGLFAFVTAIRIPHEETRERMVRRAAMWVGLPFAAAALSGIWYLLILPDPQQSMVMERSTQTPHLVQAFIPLGIVILVLSLAIAWFRPLSVRRPLVWLVLALGLAQIGVFEWVREAGRRPYLLYGHTYSSSIRVEDVPRVLSEGILKTARWTHIKEITEDNVLEAGKEIYKLQCMTCHGITGPMLSILDKTEKFSVYGMDSQLDGQGKLRLHMPPFLGTVEERRALAAYIVTGLHGRTDETAPPAIRTLQTAIPSFDRETAPYVLLAWSTRGMHSVVEDGALNLAPAGSDLRCQLVRRDSTPEIITSGVTITYRPEDGHGPQGTFAANDDMRAHEALNVAVTPYPQPDTFNPYPVYIVEARDEATGALLAVTKTVVAASGEVACNRCHGGQWAVEDMSGISKATQNDIFAVHDKIQGTDFTAQAAAGEVIRCQSCHDGNSDIPEFSAAIHGWHASYLTGRDADACNGCHPSAPDGATQSFRGIHNMMGLTCTNCHGHMEDHAIGLLRNEIEQERYAARALMEPLKPQQAASAAEIPPREAWTQLPPCSTCHDFMQSPPPDPSAFGQWTASSADLFSNGHDYMAAMMCQACHGATHAVYMADNAWGGMERDNIQPLQYQQMAGPVGGANNCGVCHTRELDMSESAHHPIPQ
- a CDS encoding NapC/NirT family cytochrome c: MRRFLKPLFLVSLGVLVGFPVFSMTYYTMVRTSTPEFCASCHEIVPAYQSWKTSTHVNNAQGVVADCMDCHLPAPHQTVDFFFSKTYHGIKDVVAHVLHGSEAYDREKNRQAAYDSFTNDQCQKCHRNILYMPHNRGAMMAHRTVLYDRSGRTRKCVDCHRDLVHVDRPQYRYKQFAAPYRASGLADI
- a CDS encoding flagellar hook protein FlgE; its protein translation is MTIASLYIGATGMKTHSQGMQVIGNNLANINTVGFKQSMMLYQDLTSLDVTTGGNNPTVGMSQQGMGASVAEVRVLHTAGGFEPSNTVTDLAISGKGFFQVAQGDKTHYTRAGNFRFDLEGYLVDPSGYRLQAKPIENGVAGGLQDLQLVAGENGNMVLPPSATTSLSIISNIGVTSDSSASATDPYFSLLQQWNGTAEPPLGDGAYGHSDSIAVYDAAGNKHEVSVYYDGAPDGPDGQRIVEYVMAMPPSEDGGAGAGTSAAGLLMAGTLTFNANGELINMTAYTPSGDASQLSSWQPAAMGADGYPSFTATFAGSGGGAQVMTAGFGMTGTGWTGGGSAASVGSNASQLPGLAGAARQARVTTGYEGSSSNLHRTQNGYAQGGLMSLAIDSEGVMSGKFSNGQVVDLYQIPLFRFTSEFGLRREGGNHFSATRESGEAQEGTAKTENFGSVAASTLEMSNVDASREFVNMIITQRGFQSQSKVVTTADTMLQKALELKR
- a CDS encoding SRPBCC domain-containing protein, which gives rise to MLSRIVERSVVVATTPWTIWRVLTDFSAWQRWNPFMPSMQGTAEAGQDVEALIRLWGNSPSPYMLRVQQADFCRQLVLTGSFRMPGLADVIHCFIIAQLDSHTSRFTHGLRVSGIFVPLLAGRIGRAAGQGMETMNISLKAVAQARR
- a CDS encoding type III pantothenate kinase; the protein is MPSVFLLFDIGNTNVKIGIADHDGVVASYVLPTDTHQTGDSLGLRLADVVRHAGFAPGDVTACVASSVVPSFNPLMRQACGRYFDRRLLLAPEDIAIPLENRYERPQEVGADRLVAAFAARRLWPAPRSIVSVDYGTATTFDCVQGEAYLGGLICPGVHSAAGALAAGTARLPRISLDVREDLPVVGRSTSMSLNHGFVFGFASMTEGLCHRLSAVLEAPMQVVATGGFASAIARVSNCFDHVRPDLLLEGLRILYMESGIKG
- the eno gene encoding phosphopyruvate hydratase, with translation MSTIVSVWAREILDSRGNPTVEVEVSLESGHSGRAAVPSGASTGSREALELRDGDKGRYLGKGVEKAVDNVMGEIAENIVGMDALRQVAVDNALIDLDGTDNKDRLGANAMLGVSLATARAAANFIGMPLYQYLGGINSKVLPVPMMNIINGGEHAPNNLDIQEFMIMPVGAPTFSEALRMGAEIFHNLKALLAADGHVTSVGDEGGFAPNLKSHDEAFRYIMRAIETAGYIPGSEVALAIDAAASEFYKDGKYHLKGENKVLSSSEMIDWLMDFTQRYPLISIEDGMAEGDWEGWQEMTVKMGDSVQIVGDDVFVTNPDILAQGIDEGVANSILIKLNQIGTLTETLDTVEMAKGAGYTTVISHRSGETEDHFIADLAVALNAGQIKTGSLCRSDRLAKYNQLLRIEEDLDDEGIYFGPYMASHFGLGEE
- the folD gene encoding bifunctional methylenetetrahydrofolate dehydrogenase/methenyltetrahydrofolate cyclohydrolase FolD; the encoded protein is MILLDGKATAAALREELKKDVDALKDRAGRAPGLAVILVGDDPASQVYVRNKERACADAGIRSEAFRISAQTTQQELEERIAALNAREDIDGILLQLPLPAGLDSQRCLELIDPAKDVDGFHPVNMGKLTLGLPGFRPCTPAGVMTLLERYNLSPAGKKAVVLGRSNIVGKPLALMLGASGPFANATVTVCHSRTPDLAQQCREADFLFVAIGRANFVTADMVKPGAVVVDVGINRTENGLAGDVDFGPVSKVASAITPVPGGIGPMTIAQLLVNTVASWKKRCGV